The following proteins are co-located in the Desulfatitalea tepidiphila genome:
- a CDS encoding pyruvoyl-dependent arginine decarboxylase, whose amino-acid sequence MEKIVPKRMFFTKGVGYHRNKLQSFELALRDAGIEKCNLVTISSIMPPDCKILSKSEGLKCLVPGQITFVVLARESTNEPSRLITAAVGLAQPKDKNQYGYISEHHGFGQNARQSGDFAEDLAATMLASTLGIELDPDQAWDERKQHYVAGKDRLFVSRSIAKAAHGHKDGLWTTVLACAVMLLV is encoded by the coding sequence GTGGAAAAAATCGTACCTAAAAGAATGTTTTTTACCAAGGGGGTGGGCTACCATCGCAACAAATTGCAAAGCTTCGAGCTGGCCCTGCGCGACGCAGGCATCGAAAAGTGCAACCTGGTGACCATTTCGAGCATCATGCCGCCGGATTGCAAGATTCTATCCAAAAGCGAGGGGCTCAAGTGCCTGGTGCCCGGGCAGATCACGTTTGTAGTGCTGGCGCGCGAGTCGACCAACGAACCGAGCCGGCTGATCACAGCAGCAGTGGGTCTGGCGCAACCCAAGGATAAAAATCAGTACGGTTATATTTCCGAACATCATGGCTTCGGCCAGAATGCCCGCCAATCCGGTGATTTTGCAGAAGACCTGGCGGCCACCATGCTGGCGTCCACCCTGGGCATCGAGCTGGACCCGGATCAGGCCTGGGACGAGCGCAAGCAGCACTATGTGGCCGGCAAGGATCGCCTGTTCGTGAGCCGCAGCATCGCCAAGGCGGCCCATGGCCACAAGGACGGTTTGTGGACGACGGTACTGGCCTGTGCGGTTATGCTGCTGGTCTAA
- a CDS encoding deoxyhypusine synthase family protein yields the protein MKSLFKDAPDIVPQRLQKGMGVAELIEIMGRTCFEARNVRRAARLYARMIDQGDTIWLGIAGAGIAGGMGGMVISLLEAGFVDVICSTGAQVYHDLHFAFDLPVKSIHPHYDDDLLRRHGDTRIYDIGIREKETLEAQDAVIRRFVKEQHPVLGERPISSWEFNHHLGLWVNQQAPHPERSFTATAARLGVPIFWDSLSNHSIAMNLVRTDREGFPIHVSAQKDISHSAAIAFTSEKTGFLELGGGGPKNFIQQTGPTISQILGVDFEGADRGIQIGTAVEREGSLSSCTFGEAVTWGKYQHADETNLVQVWGEYSIIFPLLAAYAIETCAPRPARMISNDIADRVARLETAQ from the coding sequence ATGAAGTCATTGTTCAAGGATGCACCGGATATCGTACCGCAGCGGTTGCAAAAGGGGATGGGCGTTGCCGAGCTGATCGAAATCATGGGGCGCACCTGCTTCGAGGCGCGCAACGTGCGACGCGCGGCCCGGTTGTACGCCCGCATGATCGATCAGGGCGATACGATCTGGCTGGGAATTGCCGGCGCCGGGATCGCCGGTGGCATGGGGGGAATGGTCATCTCCCTGCTCGAGGCGGGCTTTGTAGATGTGATCTGCTCCACCGGGGCGCAGGTGTATCATGATTTGCACTTTGCGTTCGACCTGCCGGTTAAATCGATTCATCCCCATTACGACGATGATCTTTTGCGCCGCCACGGCGATACGCGCATCTATGATATCGGCATCCGCGAGAAAGAGACCCTGGAAGCCCAGGATGCGGTGATCCGGCGGTTCGTGAAGGAGCAGCACCCGGTGCTGGGCGAAAGACCCATCTCTTCCTGGGAGTTCAATCACCATCTGGGCCTTTGGGTCAATCAACAGGCTCCGCACCCGGAGCGAAGCTTTACCGCGACGGCGGCGCGATTGGGGGTGCCGATTTTCTGGGATTCACTTTCCAACCACTCGATCGCCATGAACCTGGTGCGGACCGACCGCGAGGGATTTCCGATTCACGTGTCGGCGCAAAAAGATATCTCCCATTCGGCGGCCATCGCGTTTACTTCCGAGAAGACCGGTTTCCTGGAGCTGGGCGGCGGCGGACCGAAGAATTTCATCCAGCAGACCGGGCCGACCATCAGTCAGATTCTCGGTGTCGACTTCGAAGGTGCGGACCGGGGCATCCAGATCGGGACGGCAGTGGAGCGCGAGGGCAGTTTGTCGAGCTGCACGTTCGGCGAGGCGGTGACCTGGGGCAAGTACCAGCACGCCGACGAGACCAACCTGGTTCAGGTGTGGGGTGAGTACAGCATTATCTTCCCCCTGCTGGCAGCTTACGCTATAGAGACGTGCGCTCCCAGGCCCGCCCGGATGATCAGCAACGACATAGCCGATCGCGTGGCCCGTCTGGAGACGGCTCAATGA